One window of the Rhodococcus sovatensis genome contains the following:
- a CDS encoding DUF222 domain-containing protein, with translation MSTLNFDAGKVSVGSDILERMFEKGNAAGISTSHNTAINPSVDAAVSDACVAGLSVFAARCRSRENRSRAQMVETVCEIAEIRFADADTSDGDPLTVMRSVVCEVAAALGVSQRVARPLVDVGLTLNRLPLTALRMVCGVLDWARVTAIASVLGRACDDTIDALEFEALALAETVGPRILRLMLWQMWMDYDPQEASRVRSASVRGQRGLSMTQEGDGSSQLKVTMTDVEGAEAEALIEELVGSVCAQDPRSARELRVDALLALLHGEHALQCRCDRGEQCPQFGVADLPDGRRGHLIQILIEVETLLGLSQTPAVLADGTPLDPELARMLADDGKWQALLVELTQSEAFQNARRTQSTQDTDTDSDEPDDNDEPDNGEPNGEDPNDGGSDGGRDVGGGANVDASRKTNSANNTTTAPPPEPAPDATDEPNTAGQTSTTTGPTTRGARVWRLLFRGRIRPAATVPAHRPTTTKQHHRGHRTGRAAGTGRTPGGHYARTQLITALLTAITDNPALAAGLHPDGHGGHTSPPPGALTYRPSSGLTARIRMTYSTCTHPGCDIPSTRCQLDHIVPYNHTNPRHGGWSIEENLHPVCTGHHQLKTTKTFTAAMLTSGAILWTSPAGLRTITLPNLGCPTPPRTRKRARKNTTPDTTTPDLTTATWWETNMPPHTTPPTRTDLNTAHTDTARTRIRILRRHFRQHKHIHKLRIQHEKRNEPPPF, from the coding sequence ATGTCGACACTGAATTTCGACGCCGGAAAGGTGTCGGTGGGGTCCGATATCCTCGAACGTATGTTCGAGAAAGGGAATGCGGCGGGTATCTCCACCAGCCACAACACCGCGATAAATCCGTCGGTGGATGCGGCGGTCAGTGATGCCTGTGTAGCCGGGTTGTCGGTGTTCGCTGCCCGCTGCCGGTCGAGGGAGAACCGTTCCCGCGCACAGATGGTGGAAACAGTGTGCGAGATCGCCGAAATCCGGTTCGCCGACGCCGACACCAGCGACGGGGATCCGTTGACGGTGATGCGGTCGGTGGTCTGCGAAGTAGCGGCAGCACTCGGGGTCTCCCAACGCGTCGCGCGTCCACTCGTCGATGTCGGATTGACCCTGAACAGGCTGCCTCTGACCGCGCTACGGATGGTGTGCGGGGTCCTCGACTGGGCACGAGTGACCGCGATCGCATCGGTACTCGGCAGAGCCTGCGATGACACCATCGACGCCCTCGAATTCGAGGCCCTCGCGCTCGCCGAGACGGTCGGTCCGCGGATCCTGCGGCTGATGCTGTGGCAGATGTGGATGGACTACGACCCACAAGAAGCCTCCAGGGTCCGATCGGCATCGGTGAGAGGGCAACGCGGACTGTCGATGACCCAGGAAGGAGACGGATCCTCACAGCTGAAAGTCACCATGACCGACGTCGAAGGCGCCGAAGCGGAAGCGTTGATCGAAGAACTGGTCGGATCGGTCTGCGCTCAGGACCCGCGGTCGGCGCGGGAACTACGCGTCGATGCACTGCTGGCGTTGCTGCACGGCGAGCACGCTCTGCAGTGCCGCTGCGATCGCGGTGAGCAGTGTCCGCAGTTCGGGGTCGCTGATCTCCCCGACGGCCGCCGCGGACATCTGATCCAGATCCTGATCGAAGTCGAAACCCTGCTCGGGTTGAGCCAGACTCCCGCAGTCCTCGCCGACGGAACACCACTGGATCCGGAGTTGGCGCGGATGCTCGCCGACGACGGAAAATGGCAAGCCCTACTGGTCGAGCTGACCCAATCCGAAGCCTTCCAGAACGCCCGCCGAACACAGTCCACCCAGGACACCGACACCGACAGCGACGAGCCAGACGACAACGATGAACCGGACAACGGTGAACCGAACGGCGAAGATCCGAACGACGGCGGTTCCGACGGTGGCCGCGACGTAGGTGGCGGTGCGAATGTCGATGCTTCCCGAAAGACGAACTCCGCGAACAACACCACCACAGCACCGCCACCCGAACCCGCCCCTGACGCAACGGACGAACCAAACACTGCGGGCCAAACAAGCACTACAACCGGGCCGACCACCCGCGGCGCCCGAGTATGGCGACTACTCTTCCGCGGCCGCATCAGACCCGCCGCCACCGTCCCGGCGCACCGACCCACCACCACCAAACAACACCACCGCGGCCACCGCACCGGCAGAGCCGCCGGCACCGGCAGGACCCCCGGAGGGCACTACGCACGCACACAACTGATCACCGCACTCCTGACCGCGATCACCGACAACCCCGCCCTCGCCGCCGGCCTGCACCCCGACGGACACGGCGGCCACACCAGCCCACCCCCAGGAGCACTGACCTACCGACCCAGCTCCGGACTCACCGCCCGCATCCGCATGACCTACAGCACCTGCACCCACCCCGGCTGCGACATCCCCTCCACCCGCTGCCAACTCGACCACATCGTCCCCTACAACCACACCAACCCCCGACACGGCGGCTGGAGCATCGAAGAAAACCTCCACCCCGTCTGCACCGGACACCACCAACTCAAAACCACCAAAACCTTCACCGCCGCCATGCTCACCAGCGGCGCGATCCTCTGGACCAGCCCCGCCGGCCTCCGCACGATCACCCTCCCCAACCTCGGCTGCCCCACACCACCCCGCACCCGAAAACGAGCCCGAAAAAACACCACACCCGACACAACCACCCCCGACCTCACCACCGCCACCTGGTGGGAAACCAACATGCCCCCACACACCACCCCACCCACCCGCACCGACCTCAACACCGCCCACACCGACACCGCCCGCACCCGAATCCGCATACTCCGCCGACACTTCCGACAACACAAACACATCCACAAACTCCGCATACAACACGAAAAACGCAACGAACCCCCACCCTTCTGA
- a CDS encoding helix-turn-helix domain-containing protein: MTTEGQATWASTQRPGRENVRERLLEAAADEFTENGYAAAKLQDIARRAGFTKGAVYSNFDSKQALFAELLSKRSMDLAARVIDTVSGLGPGDAAGRGGDAIADWVVDEPRWPLLVTEFGIQAGRTAELAEGYRRERRRLRDELERLIAERAAAWGVADTLDARRVATSLLALISGLAVEHSVDPEEIDQQAIGDAITELFAGAIARAQH; encoded by the coding sequence GTGACGACTGAGGGTCAAGCAACGTGGGCATCGACACAGCGGCCGGGCCGGGAGAACGTTCGAGAACGGCTCCTGGAGGCGGCTGCCGACGAGTTCACCGAGAACGGTTACGCGGCAGCAAAATTGCAGGACATCGCCCGGAGGGCGGGCTTCACCAAGGGTGCGGTCTACTCGAATTTCGATTCCAAGCAGGCGCTGTTCGCCGAGCTGCTGTCCAAGCGGTCGATGGATCTTGCAGCGCGGGTGATCGACACTGTGTCCGGTCTCGGCCCCGGCGACGCCGCAGGTAGGGGCGGTGACGCTATCGCAGACTGGGTCGTCGACGAGCCGCGGTGGCCACTGCTCGTCACCGAGTTCGGTATCCAGGCCGGTCGAACCGCAGAGCTTGCCGAGGGATACCGGCGTGAGCGTCGTCGCCTGCGCGACGAACTCGAGCGACTGATCGCCGAACGGGCCGCGGCGTGGGGCGTAGCTGACACTCTCGATGCCCGCAGGGTAGCCACATCGCTGCTCGCGTTGATCTCGGGCCTGGCCGTCGAACACTCCGTCGATCCCGAGGAGATCGATCAACAAGCGATCGGCGATGCGATCACCGAACTGTTCGCCGGCGCGATCGCGCGCGCGCAGCACTGA
- the alc gene encoding allantoicase — MTATFPLPLPDLAVRTLGGAVVWANDETFAEKENLVKPGKADYQTATFGHKGQIYDGWETRRRREAGYDEAIVRLGAPGVVDAVIVDTAWFTGNYPPEISIEAASVEGFPSAQELHEETEWQTIVAKSPVEGDTENRFKVASDERWTHVKLSIYPDGGVARLRVLGRGRPDPQFIAAGPFDLAALENGGYVSACSNMFYSSPNNLLFPGPPRSMGEGWETSRRRNDANDWVQVNLAGTGKINLAELDTSCFLGNAPGAASLKGRLGDGEWIELLPRTRLQPDTRHRFLLDRTEPVSEVRMDIFPDGGMARLRLFGDLTA, encoded by the coding sequence ATGACAGCAACCTTCCCCCTCCCCTTGCCCGATCTCGCCGTCCGCACCCTCGGCGGCGCAGTCGTGTGGGCGAACGACGAAACGTTCGCGGAGAAGGAGAACTTGGTCAAGCCGGGCAAAGCCGATTACCAGACCGCTACGTTCGGCCACAAAGGCCAGATCTACGACGGTTGGGAGACGCGCAGGCGTCGGGAAGCGGGTTACGACGAGGCCATCGTCCGCCTCGGGGCTCCCGGCGTCGTGGACGCTGTCATCGTCGACACTGCGTGGTTCACCGGCAACTATCCACCGGAGATTTCCATCGAAGCCGCCTCGGTCGAGGGCTTCCCATCCGCGCAGGAGCTGCACGAAGAGACCGAGTGGCAGACCATCGTCGCAAAGAGCCCGGTCGAAGGTGACACCGAGAACCGTTTCAAGGTTGCATCCGACGAACGCTGGACCCACGTGAAGCTGTCGATCTACCCCGACGGCGGCGTTGCACGGTTGCGCGTTCTCGGCCGTGGCCGTCCGGATCCGCAGTTCATCGCGGCGGGGCCGTTCGACCTCGCGGCGCTCGAGAACGGCGGGTATGTCTCGGCCTGCTCGAACATGTTCTACAGCTCCCCGAACAACCTGCTGTTTCCCGGCCCTCCGCGGTCGATGGGCGAAGGCTGGGAGACCTCACGCAGGCGCAACGACGCCAACGACTGGGTGCAGGTCAACTTGGCCGGAACGGGCAAGATCAACCTCGCCGAGCTGGACACTTCATGCTTCCTCGGAAACGCACCGGGTGCAGCGTCGCTGAAGGGCAGGCTCGGCGACGGCGAGTGGATCGAACTCCTTCCTCGTACTCGACTGCAGCCCGACACCCGTCACCGGTTCCTCCTCGACCGCACCGAGCCGGTGTCCGAGGTCCGCATGGACATCTTTCCCGACGGCGGCATGGCCAGACTCAGACTGTTCGGAGACTTGACGGCCTGA
- a CDS encoding YbaK/EbsC family protein yields MPRLLHPNAAHVADILISRGHHGVVVTSPEPTPTAAAAAESHGVSVGAIVKSLVFLLDDDPVLLLVSGAHQVNLDATGKRLDGTLTRAPLELVKHSTGQPIGGIAPVGHPTNLPTFVDETLSGYPELWAAAGHPNTVFRTTYSELLRITAGLAVDVT; encoded by the coding sequence ATGCCACGGCTTCTTCACCCGAACGCAGCACACGTCGCCGACATCTTGATCTCACGCGGACATCACGGGGTCGTCGTCACATCACCCGAGCCGACGCCGACCGCCGCCGCCGCCGCCGAGTCGCACGGTGTCAGCGTCGGCGCGATCGTGAAGTCACTGGTCTTTCTGCTCGACGACGATCCGGTGCTGCTGCTCGTCTCGGGAGCGCACCAGGTGAACCTGGACGCAACAGGCAAGCGACTCGACGGCACCCTGACGCGGGCTCCGCTGGAATTGGTCAAGCACTCCACCGGCCAGCCGATCGGAGGCATCGCACCGGTCGGTCACCCGACCAATCTGCCGACGTTCGTCGACGAGACCCTGTCCGGCTATCCCGAGTTGTGGGCCGCAGCCGGACATCCCAACACTGTGTTCAGGACGACGTACTCCGAACTACTCCGGATCACCGCAGGGCTTGCGGTGGACGTCACCTGA
- a CDS encoding aminotransferase class V-fold PLP-dependent enzyme: MTAVLDHSCASFASVSGADLSVPLVDGSSCTYVNFDYAASAPALAAVTERIAELLPFYSSVHRGAGYTSRVCTAAYEKARVTVSDFVGAQSDSVVIFTRNTTDSLNLLAGCVPGDTVVLDIEHHANLLPWNDRRVVVAAESIAETLVRLEVELSTKPAALLAITGASNVTGEVLPIAELAALAHRYGARILVDGAQLVPHRRIDIGDLGVDYLAFSGHKLYAPHGAGVLVGRRDWLDAAEPYLAGGGAVRSVGLDRTEWAPVPARHEAGTPNVLGVVALAAACEALAQHEAGGSADHERVLSDRLRDGLSSIGGVQLLTVWNDAPESVGIVTFSVDGYGPGEVAAYLSAEHGIGVRDGKFCAHPLLARLGHPDGAVRASLGLGSSGADVDRLIDAVGELVAQGPSWTYEEENGWWNPVPDPRPFPALADGAAGVGTPCTGQTASIAS; the protein is encoded by the coding sequence ATGACTGCTGTTCTCGACCACTCGTGTGCCTCGTTCGCTTCCGTCAGCGGAGCTGATCTGTCGGTGCCACTCGTCGACGGAAGTTCCTGCACTTACGTCAATTTCGACTACGCGGCCAGTGCACCCGCGCTCGCTGCGGTGACCGAACGCATCGCCGAACTCCTACCGTTCTATTCGAGCGTGCACCGTGGCGCGGGATATACGTCGCGGGTGTGCACTGCAGCCTACGAGAAGGCGCGGGTGACGGTATCGGATTTCGTTGGTGCACAAAGTGATTCCGTCGTGATTTTCACCAGGAATACCACCGATTCGCTCAATCTCCTGGCCGGATGCGTTCCAGGGGACACCGTGGTGCTCGATATCGAGCATCACGCGAACCTGTTGCCGTGGAACGATCGTCGGGTCGTCGTTGCGGCCGAGTCCATTGCCGAGACGCTTGTCCGGCTGGAAGTAGAACTGTCTACGAAACCTGCTGCGCTGCTGGCAATCACCGGTGCATCGAACGTGACCGGCGAGGTGTTGCCGATAGCTGAACTTGCCGCGCTTGCGCACCGGTACGGTGCGCGCATCCTCGTCGACGGCGCCCAGCTCGTTCCGCATCGGCGCATCGACATCGGTGATCTCGGTGTCGACTATCTCGCGTTCTCCGGCCACAAGCTGTACGCACCGCACGGGGCAGGCGTCCTCGTCGGCCGTCGCGATTGGCTGGACGCTGCCGAGCCCTATCTGGCCGGCGGGGGCGCGGTGCGATCGGTCGGCCTCGACCGCACCGAGTGGGCGCCGGTTCCCGCGCGGCACGAGGCCGGCACGCCGAATGTTCTCGGTGTCGTGGCACTGGCGGCCGCGTGTGAGGCGCTCGCACAGCATGAGGCTGGCGGCTCGGCGGACCACGAGCGGGTGCTGTCCGACCGATTGCGCGACGGGCTGAGCTCCATCGGCGGAGTCCAGCTGTTGACGGTGTGGAACGATGCTCCCGAAAGTGTGGGCATTGTCACATTTTCGGTCGACGGTTATGGCCCCGGTGAAGTCGCGGCGTATCTCTCCGCCGAGCATGGAATCGGCGTTCGCGACGGGAAATTCTGCGCGCATCCGCTGTTGGCTCGACTGGGACATCCAGATGGTGCCGTACGGGCCAGCCTGGGCCTCGGCAGTTCAGGCGCCGATGTCGACCGTCTGATCGACGCCGTCGGCGAGCTAGTCGCACAGGGACCATCGTGGACGTACGAGGAGGAAAACGGGTGGTGGAATCCGGTTCCCGACCCGCGTCCATTTCCAGCTCTCGCAGATGGCGCCGCAGGTGTGGGAACCCCGTGCACCGGCCAAACAGCTAGCATCGCTTCATGA